The following is a genomic window from bacterium.
TCACGAACGCGTGTTCACTATTGGAAAGAGGATAGTGGGTCAGTATGGTAGTGACGTACGAACTATCTGGGACAATCAGTCCATCGATGCAACCCTGTACCGCCTTAACGACCTGGGCGTCGGCGAGCAGATCTCCAGGATGGTTGTCGGGGCCCTCAACGACGTGGGCATTCTTCGCGGGAAAGGCGATGTCAAGGCGGACGTCCACGTTCGCCGAGTCCTCGGCCGTCTCCTCACAGGCACTGAGATCACCGCGGACCGAGCGCAAGAAGCGGTCGACGCAACTCGAAGGATGCATCCTGAAAACCCGTGGTCTCTTGATCGGCCGCTTTACCGGCTTGGGAAGAGCGTGTGCGTCGCCAGCCAGCCTCGCTGTCCTGACTGTCTCATGAAGGAACTATGTGCGTACCCGCAGAAGTCCCGCTAGCTCGCGAATCGTAGGCGATCTGTGTACTACCTAACGACTCGCTGGAGCCAGCCTCGCCAGCCACGGTTAGCGTTTGCGCGATACCAGTCCTGGGCTGTCCAGGTGGCTCAGCTCGAGGCCGGTAGGCGGCACCACATAGGTCTCGGTTCATCTAAACTGCTCGGAACTCGAGGACGCTCATATGAAAATGGAGTTGCGCCGCAGAGCACTCGACAAGCTGTATAAACGCCGGGATCGGATCGAGATGCCCGACTTTCAGCGTGAAGAGGTCTGGACGCTCGATCAGAAGCGCCTCCTCATCGACACGATTCTTAGGGGCTGGCATCTTCCGAAGTTCTACTTTCGCAAGGTGGACGAGTCGAGCTACGAGTGCGTCGACGGGCAGCAGCGGTTGAGCGCCGTTTGGGAGTTCTACGACAACAAGTTGCTCCTCGCAAACGACACGACAAAGGCTTTTGGCGGCCCGACGTACGCCAAGCTCAAACCGCAGCACTCCGATGACTTCGACGATTTCGAACTCGATATCGAAGAGCTCGAGGACACGAGCGACGAGGACCTTAAGGAACTATTTGTTCGCCTCCAACTCGGCACTCCCCTGACTACAGCCGAAAAGCTCAATGCAGTAAGCGGCGAGGCACGTGATTTCGCGCATTGGGTCGCTGATCAGGAGTTCTTCGGACGCCGCATCGGTGTTCGGGACACGCGCTACGCCCATTTCGACATTGCATCTAAGTGGCTTTTTGTTGAAGCCCGGGGCGTCCTGCCTCAAATGCGCTTTGCGCAGCTCAACAACTTCCTACGCGAGAACACCTCATTCAGCCGTGTTGGTGACACGGCGAAGCGGATGAAGGCTGTCCTTCAGTATCTGACCGCAGTCAAGCCAGATCAGGCGCAGTTCCTTCGTAACCGAGCGAGCGTATTATCCGTATGCATGTTAGCATCGGCGGTGGTTCGCGCGGGCGTGCCGAAGACGACCGCGCCCAAGTTCGGGGCCTTCCTTAAGCAGTTCTTTAGCGACCTGACTCGTGAGGTCGAAAAGGGTTCAAAGGCCACCAACGCGGACCTCCTCCGATACCAGGAGGCTATCAGCTATGGCTCGACTGGTGCCGACTCCATTCGAGAGCGCCTCGAAGTTCTAACCCGGAATCTCGCGGCCTTCGACCCCTTGTTCGCTCCTGTAATTCGAGCACAAGCGAAAGCGGGTGCGCCCGTGGCCGGCCTTGCGAGCGAGGTGTCGGATCTGGTGTACGTCGTCAACGAGAAGGCGGCCGCGGTGGGGGGCGTCGACACCTTTAAGATGACAACCCGATCGTCCAAGGCCCTTAAGGCGCTCGGTAAGGCCTGCCAGGGTGAAGGCGATTTCGGCGCGTTTGTAGACAATCTGTATTTCCTCGTCTATGAAGGGTCTGGTGACTGCAAACGTCTACCGAGCCCACCGCCGAACTTCTCGATGGACGTCAAGTTTCTTCGCACCCACTTGCGCCATGACCTCGATCATGGCAACGAAGCCGATGCGGCCAAGAAACGCAAACGAGCGGGGGCGGTTTTCGAGAAGTACACTGGTAAGGACGCTCTCGGAGAGTGCGGACCCGACGAGTTACTGGCGGCTCAGATCCGTCTCCTCAAGGGTTTGAAGGAGATGCTTGAGAACCTATAGGGCACATGCCGCCTAACCCCGCCATGCAACGGACTGTCGAAAGCGGCGCTTCGCTTGCTTTCTCCAGCCGCTGATGGCGAACGTTAGAGCGAACGCCACCAGTCGAGGGGGACTAGTGTCGGAAGAGGCAGACCACTCGGCCGAAGAGGCGGAACTCCAGGCAGCCATCGAGGCGGTGCTTGCCTCATCCAGCCGCAAGAAGTTGGTCATTGCCGGACCCGGTACCGGGAAAACGACACTGTTCAAGTGGCTGCTCGAGTTGTCCCCGGGAGGTCGTGACGAGCGAATCGTCCTCACCTTCATCAACACCCTGAAAGACGACCTCAAGGACGACCTCGGTGAGATGGCTCAGGTCTACACCCTGCACTCGTACTGTCTGGGCTTGCTCTATCGGCATCCTGCGCTCAGGGGACCGCTGTCGGAGGACTTCACGTGTCGCCCGGGGCTTGCAGGCCTGATCGCAGATGACTACAAGATCATCCATGGTGAGGACGCGCCCCGCTTCGTGGGCAAGATGCGCGCACTGGCTGATGACGACGACATGCGGTTCTACCTGGAGCGAGGGGTGTACTACGACGCCGCCGACTTCGATGACACGGTCTACAGAGCGTATCAGGGGCTCAAGGTCGGCCACGCCCCTGTCGATTCGTTTCAGCTCGTTCTGATTGACGAGTACCAGGATTTCAACGCCATGGAGGCAGGGGTGATCGATTCCCTGGCGGAGACTAGCCCGATTGTGATTGCCGGCGATGACGACCAGGCGTTGTACAGCCAGCTACGCGATGCGAGCTGGGATCACATCCGACTTCTGAACGACGCGGGCGACTACGAGGTTCACAAGCTTCCATTCTGCATGCGCTGTCCCAAGGTGGTGGTCGATGCCGTCAATGACATCATCACACGGGCCAATGAACTCGACCGGCTTGCTGGCCGCATCGACAAACCGTACAAGCACTTCCCGCCGGTGAAGGGCTCTGACAGCGCGAAGTACCCACTCATCGACGAAGTCGAGACAACGGTGCAGCGGCAGACCGCAAACTACATGGGACAATACATCGCTCAGGAAATCGGTCAGATTCCAGATGACGAGATCCAGGAGTCGCTCAACGGAGGCTACCCAACGGCGCTCGTGATCGTCGCCCAGCCCTACCGGGATCAGATAGTCCGGCACTTGGAGGATGCGGGGTATGAGGTGGACACGAAGCGCGACTCAGAAGGTAGGCTGACTCGTGAAACGGGTCTCGCGATTCTGAAGTCGAATGCCGAGTCCAACCTTGGATGGCGAATCATCCTTGCAGCCGACAGGCCCGCGTTTCTGGGCGACGCCGTCCGCGCGACGGCGGATAACCTGACGTTGCTCGCGGACTCAATTCCCGTCGACTATCGCAAGCACGTCCTTGCAGAAGCTGAAGCGAACGAGTTGCCTCAGCAAACGGAGGGGGCGGCGCCGCAGGGCGAGGGGGAGCTTCGGCCCAGCATCAAGGTCACCTCGTTCGAAGGGGCTAAAGGCCTCTCGGCCCAGCACGTGTACATGGTCGGGCTGCATGACGGCGAGTTGCCCCACGATCCCCAGTCGATCAAGGATCTCGAGATCTGCAAGTTCATCGTCGGACTGACTCGCACGCGCAAGAAGTGCACGCTGATTCACACCCGCAACTTCGCGGGCGGCTGGAAGGTCGCGTCTTGCTTCCTCGACTGGATTGACCCCACGCGCCTTGCGCATCTCAGGGTTGATGCTGACTACTGGAAGCAGCGAGCTGCAGATGACGCCCCAGGGCGAGGGGGCGTCGCTCTAACCCGGGGATCGAGCCGAATCGCTTCACTCGCGGCTCATCCCCAGAGACGGTTAGACGGCCCACCCGCTGACAGTGAAGCCAGCACACGCGTTCCTAAGGAGCCGAACCCGTGAACCATAGCGAGATCGTCAGCTTCATCTGGGGCGTCGCGGACCTGATCCGCGACACGTTCAAGCGCGGCAAGTACCAGGACGTCATCCTGCCGCTGACGGTCCTGCGGCGGCTCGACTGCGTGCTCGCGCCCACCAAGGCGAAGGTGCTGGAGACGCAGGCGAGGTTCAGAGGCAAGCTCGGGGATCCAGGAGGCCAGCTCCGCAAGGCCTCCGGCTTCGCCTTCTACAACACGTCCCGCTACGACTTCGAGAAGCTCCTCGCCGACGCCCCGCACGTGGCCACGAACCTGCGCAACTACATCGCGGGGTTCAGCCCGAACATGCGCGAGGTGCTGGAGAAGTTCGACT
Proteins encoded in this region:
- a CDS encoding AAA family ATPase; this encodes MSEEADHSAEEAELQAAIEAVLASSSRKKLVIAGPGTGKTTLFKWLLELSPGGRDERIVLTFINTLKDDLKDDLGEMAQVYTLHSYCLGLLYRHPALRGPLSEDFTCRPGLAGLIADDYKIIHGEDAPRFVGKMRALADDDDMRFYLERGVYYDAADFDDTVYRAYQGLKVGHAPVDSFQLVLIDEYQDFNAMEAGVIDSLAETSPIVIAGDDDQALYSQLRDASWDHIRLLNDAGDYEVHKLPFCMRCPKVVVDAVNDIITRANELDRLAGRIDKPYKHFPPVKGSDSAKYPLIDEVETTVQRQTANYMGQYIAQEIGQIPDDEIQESLNGGYPTALVIVAQPYRDQIVRHLEDAGYEVDTKRDSEGRLTRETGLAILKSNAESNLGWRIILAADRPAFLGDAVRATADNLTLLADSIPVDYRKHVLAEAEANELPQQTEGAAPQGEGELRPSIKVTSFEGAKGLSAQHVYMVGLHDGELPHDPQSIKDLEICKFIVGLTRTRKKCTLIHTRNFAGGWKVASCFLDWIDPTRLAHLRVDADYWKQRAADDAPGRGGVALTRGSSRIASLAAHPQRRLDGPPADSEASTRVPKEPNP
- a CDS encoding DUF262 domain-containing protein; translated protein: MKMELRRRALDKLYKRRDRIEMPDFQREEVWTLDQKRLLIDTILRGWHLPKFYFRKVDESSYECVDGQQRLSAVWEFYDNKLLLANDTTKAFGGPTYAKLKPQHSDDFDDFELDIEELEDTSDEDLKELFVRLQLGTPLTTAEKLNAVSGEARDFAHWVADQEFFGRRIGVRDTRYAHFDIASKWLFVEARGVLPQMRFAQLNNFLRENTSFSRVGDTAKRMKAVLQYLTAVKPDQAQFLRNRASVLSVCMLASAVVRAGVPKTTAPKFGAFLKQFFSDLTREVEKGSKATNADLLRYQEAISYGSTGADSIRERLEVLTRNLAAFDPLFAPVIRAQAKAGAPVAGLASEVSDLVYVVNEKAAAVGGVDTFKMTTRSSKALKALGKACQGEGDFGAFVDNLYFLVYEGSGDCKRLPSPPPNFSMDVKFLRTHLRHDLDHGNEADAAKKRKRAGAVFEKYTGKDALGECGPDELLAAQIRLLKGLKEMLENL